cccccaatATAAATACAGGTAAGCGTAGTCCAAGACTCTGTTAATATTTCTGGCCAGTCAAATATGAACATGTTAAAGGTTCCAGAGTGTCGGTTATCAGATGATTTAGGGAATCTTTGGGAAGGTTCAAGATTTACAGACTGCAGCCTTTATGTAGGAGGACAGGAGTTCAAAGCACACAAATCCATTTTAGCAGGTGAGGTGTCTGTGATATTATAATCCAGTTTTTGCATGCACCTTCAATGCTGACAAAAAGTAGGACTATGCAGCCTTTACTAGACATCATCTTATCAGCACTACTGTGTAATTGGTAATCTATGCTGAGAATTTGGTAATCTACTATGCTGAAAATTTGGGCTTGCCCATTAACATCATCTTACCCATTAATGTCATTCTGTagataaatgttatttttttattattattttttttaaaatgttaaatattgtaggcttttaattgtgtgtgtgttatgaatAAAGGCACATTATGACAGGCCTCTCACCTTGTAATGTAATGACTAACGTTTTGTACTTTTGACAGCTCGATCTCCTGTTTTTAATGCAATGTTTGAACATGAAATGGAGGAAAGTAAAAAGGtaagttaaacaaacaaaaacattgggaAGATGTATAAATTAGTTGACCAGTGGAATAAATTACTGTTATCAAAACAATCATATTGTCATAAAATAGAGAAACGTATTTTTAAGAAAAGTAACTAATCTAATGTCATTAGAAATGTACGACTGGAGTGAGAATCACACATTTTCATTTATATTCCGGGTGCCTGATTAATGTGTAAagctgttaaaaaaattaatgaagaGAACAGTCCTTTGTTGTCAGACATAAATGCATCTTTTTTTGGTTTAGATTTCAGTTGACTAAGAAGCCAAAGAAAAACCTACAGGTACAcaataaactgttttcttttatGTTTGATAACAGAACCGTGTAGAAATAAATGACGTTGACCCTGATGTGTTTAAGGAGATGATGAGATTCATTTACACAGGGAAGGCACCAAATCTTGAGAAAATGGCTGACAACTTGTTGGCTGCGGCAGATAAAGTAAGTACTGTAATTAAAACTAATGGGACTGTACATTGTGAATGAGCCGGTATAAATATGTTACACTCTGCGTTGTCCAAAAATAAAAGCAGGTATAAAAGCCTTTTTATTAACACTTTGTATGCCGGTAATGCAACAAGATATCAAGGGCTCTGTTTTGTgtctaaatttttttttatatagttataaACATTACAAATTAGTAAGCAACTTTATTCATCTTGTTTCCTCAGTATGCGTTGGAACGTTTGAAGGTTATGTGTGAAGAAGCTTTGTGTAGCAACCTCTCAGTCGAAAATGTTGCAGATATCCTCATACTAGCTGATCTACACAGTGCAGAACAGCTCAAAGCACAAGCAATAGACTTCATCAACAGGCAAGTGCCTTTTTTCTTGGATCAGTACAATATCTGCTTATGTGTTTAATTTcaaagttgttgttgttatttttcttCTCAATTCTTACAAATTTTCATTACAGGTGCAGTGTCCTTAGACAGCTTGGCTGCAAAGATGGAAAAAACTGGAACAGCAAGTACGTAAGGTGTATATGGGACACATGTACATGTTTCCAAAATATGTTATATAAGCTTATTGGAAGACTGGTGTGTCCAGTCAAGATGTAGGGACATTGTATGATACTTTCCAAACAAATTTTTAACGTTGTCCAAATAATTTAACCAGTCGATGTAATATATAGATATCAATGTAAATCACCTGTTTGTACAACTGGATTTTGATGAATTATAAAGGCCTTCTAAACAACAGACTGCTGTCAGTTATCGATGCTGCTTATGCTGACCCTACACTCTCTTTGACCgttttatgttctttttttcttttacttcatTGCAGCCATGCAACAGACATAATGGAAACTGCAGGCTGGAAATCGATGATCCAGTCCCATCCTCATTTAGTAGCAGAGGCCTTTCGAGCACTAGCATCTGCACAGTGTCCACCTTTTGGCATTCCACGCAAGCGGCTAAAACAATCCTAACTGCTAAAAAGAACATTTAGAGACTATTAAAAACTGACTTTGAAACGTCCAAGGTATGTTTCTGGCCTCATGAACCTcatgaaaaaaatgaacattttctGGTCGGTTGCAGTAATCTTTGTACTTGGAACACTGGCTCGACTTCACTTCAACCGATGGATCAGTTCAGTTTTGGTCTTCAGCTTTAAATTAGTTTACATACAATGTCTGCCATCATTTTATATGGCCTTAAACAATCTGCTATTGCTCCAAGAGTTTCTGTTGTGTATATCTCTAACTCTGTGTGCCTGCCGCCTTTTCACTGAGACAAGGCTTTGCCAGATTGCACTAGCTCCCATAATGCAGTAAATGTATAAAGTTGTActttaaaaaagcttttattaaaTTGTTGAGAAAgctctctttgtttttgtttttttctcttaccATAAATGTTTTGTACAGCTATTTGTTCATACAGGCATGAATGTTTTAAAGggccttttatttgtttatttttacagtggTTTATCAGATTGACTGACTGGTGTGGCATAAATATTACTGCATATTTTATATCGAATGCTCATCAAAAGGTCAAATTAACCAGGTAATGGATGATGATGACTGGTCTCTCATAACTAGAGaaaatcatttaaatacagtatttgtggcTGGAGGATGTGTTTAATTGAAACAGCAGAAACTAGCTATACTCCTAAAGGTGTTTCAGTAGCAACAACCTTGACAGATAGTTAGTGTCATTTCAACTAGATGGAAGCTTTGAAGTCATGAATGTTGGCATAGGTCCTCTTTCTTCGACATGTCTTTTGCTCAGTTGGAATTCAGTTGAAATAAAGGTACCtattatttatcttttaaaatatatagagtGGTGTTGGAACATTGTTACCTGAATGTGATTCATCGTGTTGCCATCATGTAGTCCTTGAGGATTGTATGTACATCTGCCAGACCAGATTGAGGCAAATTAATCTGGTCCCTATATAACGAAACAGGTCTGATGTGTAAAATATCACAGACTTCAATTTGTCTGACAGGCCAGATCTGAGACTATTCTATGAACCTGTGAATCGTATCTTGCTGTGTTTGGCAATCAATTTAATATAAGACCAGAAAGACCATGTAGAACGTATGGGAATGTATGGGCTGCTGTAATAACCTGGTAGTGGTGTACTatttttgtttcttcttcttttcaGTGACTGTttgaacattttgttttctgaTGAGTATTTAATAGCAACAGGTGTTATTTGGAGTTTATTATCAGACACTGAAAATACTAAAAATTTACTTGCATTATGGGAATTATCGTAATTCTGGTTAGTACGTCCCAGTTAAGCCAGTGGTTTAATATGAAGTAGGTTTGTTTACCATCATATGTACATTAAATTTGTTTACAGATGTCAGCTtaatactcagccatgctttttacatatttttgttgctttccTATCCAGATAAAATGCAGGTCTTGTTATTACTAGTGAACTTATTTAACCTTGACCAGTGTACTATGGCAGAGCTCAATGTGGCCTAGAAGCTACACATTTAGCAAAGACAAAACTGATATGAAGTTATGTAGTAAAAGGCTTGTGACATCTCAatctatgtttttttgttttttgttttttccaggaCTAGGTacaatattttgtttagtttaagCGTGACATTCTGTATGCCTTTTACCCCAGTAAACAATAAAAGGCTTTAGCCCAATTACCTGGATTTGTATGGGGGCAAGAACACGGAATGGAGTTTAACTTCAGTATGTTACAGTTTATTAAAACGCAGTAAAGGTCAATTTTATGGTAACCTTGTAAAATACAAATTTCATAAAAAAAGCTTTATTACACACATACTGGTATATACAAGTATTCAAATTAAACATATGTAACTTAATTTAACTGAAACCCAACTGGTCTTATTGATGTGAAAACTGATATGTTTTCTAGGGATGAACTGATCTTTTTAAGCTTTAATTGAATAATGGCAGTATGTTAAATCATCTTAATTGTTATCAAATACTTAAAGTAAAATGTCCCGAATTAaaagaataataaagaaaatattctAAGCTACATTAATTAAGTTTACACGGTTGGTTGTGTCATGATGTAGCTTAAGGTATCATCACTTCCTTCAAAATattaagtacagtatatatactgtagtccCTTGTCATTAGAATAATATTTAATAGAAGAGCTTTGATAGTCTCACATGTTTTATATtggaaaaataaacagtttaaaatgacTTTGCCATTTGAGATATTAATTGCAGTAGGAAAAGGGGAAAACAATAAGCTTTTCATTGAAGGAAATTAGCAGCCAGTGCCAGTAATTCAGAATGGCAGTTTGTCTGGAAATTCAGAATTGGTGTAAAGGTTTGAGCATTGCCATGTATTAGTAATATACCATTTGAGACACACATTTACATGTGAGGGCTATAAAGGGCAGATATGTTCTTAAAGGTTTACTGTTTCTCTATTTCACTTAATTGTATAATGTGAACTAGCCttacttttttttacaatctgCTGGGCATTATATAGGTCATTTATTTGGTGGGCTCACATGTAAATAATCTCTTGTTTATCTCTCTGATTTAGGTGTTTTCTACATTGTTTTAGTgcactttgttttttatattgcatTTGCTGATGCCTTCTTTATCTGGTTGTCCATGGTCAACCAAATTTCTCTACAACTTAGCACTGCTGCACACCCCATTAATTGTAATCCATGTAATTAATTACCTTCcagaaaaaaattgtaaaataaaaataaattaataacaaatgacTCCAGGAGACAGATTTATCACTGAAAGCACATCTCATTTTTGAcagaaatgtgcacatttcaacTAGTAAATAATTTCTGTAATAATTTAATGTAAAttgtactaataataaaatagcacatacagtacatgtaccaAAAAATGTCAGAGACACTGTGCTTTTATGATGCTGTGTATTATGTAGAgatggcgtttttttttttcctttttaaacatTGATATTGTACTGCTTTCTAAAGCTGTCCTTTATCATTAACATTGCAATTGCTTTTCTTAtgttgggaaatgtatttattatgtatcaATGATATTTTATAAGTcttatgttggggggggggggggggggggggggggggactgtttAAAACTGTATTCCTAATCAATGCACTAATTTGTATCAGCCTTTATTTaagtagattatatatatatttttggtgaTATGTGGTTTGAAACTGATGTAAAGCATGTATGTCCTTTTATAAATTATTGGGAACTCTTTCATCGAAGTTGCAGTATAAAAAGAAcagcacagatatatatatatatatatatatatatatatatatatatatatatatatatatatatatatataaacaagctcAAGAATCCCACACTGAAATTAACAATGACGGATTGCAAAACTAAAACAATTCTGCAAGATTTCTTGAAGCCCTGAAAAAGTGAAAATCCAGGCTTCGAAAGCCATCCTTTAGCAGTCTCACAGTAAAGTCATAATTAAAGTACAGAAATTTGTATGGAAGTCAGATAGATGGGCAACGTGGGGGTTGCATTAGATTGTATTTCACTGTGAATTGTaaagaaactaaaactaaatacatAAGTAAAGTTGCCATTTACAGTattaagaatacaataaaatcattgttggtatttattattattattattattattattattattattattattattattattaagaggtaCAGACAGTAATGTTTGACCAAACCTTTAAAAATGGGCCATCTACATAAGCATATAATGTAAAATAGGTAAATAAGGAGTTCTGAAATAATCCATTTGTTGACCAGACCagacttacccatttatacagttgggtttttactggagcaaaagtaccttgctcaagggtacagcagcagtgtccccaacctgggtcaagagtccagagccctaaccactactccacactgctgcccttttcctTTTAACGAACACAAGCAGACATGATGAAAGATGATAGCGGAGACAATAAGTTTCAGTGGggattattttttactttttactatGTTACAGATTAATATGTGGAATTTATTCAAACTCTTCTACATTTGGTTAAGATCACTAATTTACACCATTTGTAGTTTTAGGGCTTTAAGGCTTTTTCAGTACAGTAAAATGTAATGATACAATTCAAATGTTGCTGTGGCTGGATGGACTAAGGAGACAATTGAACATCCTCATTGCAAACTCATTAATGAAGTTGTAAAAAATGTCTATAGACTTGCAATAAATATGTTGAATACAAGTAGATACTAACTCTGccagaaacaaacaacttaaGAATGCCTAAGATCCCTTGAATTAAATTTCTGATCTATTCTCCCTTCAGAAAAAAATGGTGCCAATGGTGCCGCCACACAAACCTAACGAATGCCGTGTAATAGTGGGCCGAGTTCAGTTGTTAGTTTAAACAGGGATTGCAGTTTGTTAATAGTGTTGGCACGCTAACCGCAGTGTGTACGAGGCCTTAGTATTGTACACAATTCatttcaaactgggagaaaataaaaagactGCCAGAATTTTTATGCAAAGAGGCATTTGGAGTTTTCCGGTATCAGTCTAAGCATCCCCATTAGGGGAGCTTGTATGAATTTGCTAATCATTCACTACAGCCGCTGCCACTACAATTGCTAATATATCACAAAACAGTACAATTTGctacttcatattttcagtgctgtgacctaagatggctgccattgTGGGATGACCTAACACTTCAAGATATTTGCTACATACTCTGTGCATAATTGCTTTCTGTGATATTGGTCAAGTTTGATTATGGGCATTGTAAACAAGAAATTAACCTATTCATGCCAACTATTTAAAAAAGCTGCTGCCACCATAATCAGTCTCATCTCAGAAACAATTTGAGGTAGTCatgtatagtgtgtatatatacatagatagatatagtATTGTTTTGGTTGTTTGACTGGAAATATTATTAGTATTTCTTTATATTGGTACAAAACAGAAcgttttatataaattaaaataacactagttttaattttaaaaaatggctgtAATTTTTTATCTGCTGCCTACCCATGTacaaatgtaagtttgacatgCATAGAGGAATGGACCATTTTGACTGCTGTACAACACTGGTAGACTGTCATTTATACTGTGAAATCAATTGCTGTACTGATAAGCGTCAAACTATACACAAATTAAAGGTTACAAATATACTGGAATTCATGACGGACTGAATGATTTCTAGGTATTCCTTTCCTAGATACTTTAAATGGAATGCATCCTTTAATTGGCCTGTTGTTGGTTACGTTATCAAGAAGCAGAAAATATAATCTACAGCTTGCTGGAGAGCTCCAGATGTTCAGTTTTTAAAGTTTTGTCTTCTGTGTTGTGcctagagaatatatatatatatatatttagccaGTGAAAGCAGACAGATGATACATGTAGTACAGTACATTCCTCAATTAGCAAGGTTAGTTAGTAGAAGGGGGTGAGAAAGTAACTGACTCAATTAGCAGTAATATGACACCTGGTATATATCACATACTGAGAGAATGTCAGCGTGTTTATAACAAATCTACACCCTTTGCTAATTGGATTAGTAGAAATGAAGCCATAAAGGGAAGTATTAATGTGCATTACTGTTCTTTTAAATGAATACAGATATTCTGGTAACACTATTCATTATTTGAACATGTAAGGAATGTATAATTCTGTCATTAACCTTGCTCATGTGCATCGTGTACAATTGTTTGGGTACTGACAATAAGAACCGTTTCTCATTACATTTTACTCCTTAACAATAAGTATGGGACAGAGAGTAATTCTGTTTGTATTGTGTCCTTTTTAATtcagctgaaaaacaaaatgatgtgTCAGGAACCATCATAACTTAACAAGAATGATAATTTAGGGTATTAGGTTTTATTTCAATGTATTGATATTGGAAC
The Acipenser ruthenus chromosome 10, fAciRut3.2 maternal haplotype, whole genome shotgun sequence DNA segment above includes these coding regions:
- the LOC117412805 gene encoding speckle-type POZ protein-like A, which encodes MSRVPTPPPPGEMSSGPVAESWCYTQVKVVKFSYMWTINNFSFCREEMGEVLKSSTFSSGPNDKMKWCLRVNPKGLDDESKDYLSLYLLLVSCPKSEVRAKFKFSLLNAKREETKAMESQRAYRFVQGKDWGFKKFIRRDFLLDETNGLLPDDKLTLFCEVSVVQDSVNISGQSNMNMLKVPECRLSDDLGNLWEGSRFTDCSLYVGGQEFKAHKSILAARSPVFNAMFEHEMEESKKNRVEINDVDPDVFKEMMRFIYTGKAPNLEKMADNLLAAADKYALERLKVMCEEALCSNLSVENVADILILADLHSAEQLKAQAIDFINRCSVLRQLGCKDGKNWNSNHATDIMETAGWKSMIQSHPHLVAEAFRALASAQCPPFGIPRKRLKQS